A DNA window from Pseudarthrobacter sp. W1I19 contains the following coding sequences:
- a CDS encoding MerR family transcriptional regulator, whose product MSPKGEAGGLKQPTAGVAMPASGAQGLLFTEDLPVLDEDAGYRGPTACKAAGITYRQLDYWARTGLVEPAVRGAAGSGSQRLYGFRDILVLKVVKRLLDTGVSLQQIRTAVEHLRERGVEDLAQITLMSDGASVYECTSADEVIDLVQGGQGVFGIAVGRVWREVEGSLASLPSEHAAEQSFPDDELSKRRAARKIS is encoded by the coding sequence GTGAGTCCCAAAGGCGAAGCAGGCGGGCTGAAGCAGCCCACGGCTGGTGTTGCTATGCCCGCGAGCGGTGCCCAGGGCCTCCTGTTCACCGAAGACCTTCCCGTTCTGGACGAGGATGCCGGATACCGCGGCCCCACCGCCTGCAAGGCTGCAGGCATCACCTACCGCCAGCTGGACTACTGGGCACGCACCGGGCTGGTTGAACCCGCTGTCCGCGGCGCCGCCGGCTCGGGGTCCCAGCGTCTGTACGGCTTCCGCGACATCCTGGTGCTGAAGGTGGTCAAACGACTGCTGGATACCGGTGTCTCACTGCAGCAGATCCGCACGGCTGTAGAGCACCTGCGTGAGCGCGGTGTGGAAGACCTCGCCCAGATCACCCTGATGAGCGATGGCGCCAGCGTATACGAGTGCACCTCGGCGGACGAGGTGATCGACCTCGTGCAGGGTGGGCAGGGCGTATTCGGCATCGCGGTTGGGCGTGTCTGGCGCGAAGTGGAAGGCAGCCTGGCATCGCTTCCGAGCGAGCACGCTGCTGAGCAGTCCTTTCCGGACGACGAATTGAGCAAGCGGCGGGCCGCGCGCAAGATCAGCTGA
- a CDS encoding bifunctional nuclease family protein: MIEVEIVGVRIELPSNQPLVLLREMHGERHVPIWIGTPEASAIALAQQGVVPPRPMTHDLLVDVVESLGHSVVSVNIVAVEDNIFYGQLQFENGTTVSSRASDALAIALRAKCRIWCADSVMDEAGVRITEHDEGEDAEPGPSVDEERELRRFREFLDDVEPEDFDG; encoded by the coding sequence ATGATTGAAGTCGAGATTGTAGGGGTTCGGATCGAACTGCCTTCCAACCAGCCACTGGTCCTCCTGCGGGAGATGCACGGCGAACGCCACGTACCCATCTGGATCGGCACCCCGGAGGCAAGCGCCATCGCCCTGGCCCAGCAGGGTGTGGTTCCGCCACGGCCGATGACACATGATCTCCTCGTGGACGTTGTTGAATCGCTGGGCCATTCCGTGGTCAGCGTCAACATCGTTGCAGTGGAGGACAACATCTTCTATGGCCAGCTTCAGTTTGAGAACGGCACCACCGTCAGCTCGCGGGCGTCCGATGCACTCGCCATCGCCCTTCGTGCCAAATGCCGCATCTGGTGCGCAGACTCGGTCATGGACGAAGCCGGCGTGCGGATCACCGAGCACGATGAGGGGGAGGACGCGGAACCCGGCCCCTCCGTGGACGAGGAGCGCGAACTGCGCCGCTTCCGTGAGTTCCTGGACGATGTGGAACCCGAGGATTTCGACGGCTAA
- a CDS encoding MerR family transcriptional regulator: MAQPERRGPQVLNIGEVLAQLSGDFPGMTASKIRFLEEKGLINPRRTPAGYRQYSDGDVERLRFVLALQRDQYLPLKVIKDYLDAIDRGERPEILPPGVVVSPRVVSDELAAELQSRGRKLSEEQLRTESGASVPLLQALLSFGLISHSNGQFDEHALQVARACVQLESHGLEPRHLRPFQAAAEREFGLVERAVAPLASRKDAASQARAAEAAREISDLCLTLHRALVQDHISRMDI; the protein is encoded by the coding sequence ATGGCACAACCGGAACGCCGGGGACCGCAGGTCCTGAACATCGGCGAAGTCCTCGCCCAGCTCAGCGGCGACTTCCCGGGCATGACCGCGTCGAAAATCCGGTTCCTTGAGGAAAAGGGGCTGATCAACCCGCGGCGCACCCCCGCCGGTTACCGCCAGTATTCCGACGGCGATGTGGAGCGGCTGCGCTTTGTCCTGGCTTTGCAGCGGGACCAGTACCTGCCCCTGAAAGTCATCAAGGACTATCTTGACGCCATAGACAGGGGAGAACGCCCGGAAATCCTGCCGCCCGGCGTCGTGGTTTCGCCGCGGGTTGTGTCCGATGAACTGGCCGCGGAACTGCAGAGCCGCGGACGCAAGCTCAGCGAGGAACAGTTACGGACGGAGTCCGGCGCCAGTGTCCCGCTGCTGCAGGCCCTGCTGAGCTTCGGCCTGATCAGCCACTCGAACGGACAATTTGACGAGCACGCCCTCCAGGTGGCCCGGGCGTGCGTGCAGCTGGAAAGCCACGGGCTTGAACCGCGCCACCTCCGACCCTTCCAGGCAGCAGCCGAACGGGAGTTCGGGCTGGTGGAACGTGCAGTGGCGCCCCTTGCCTCGCGCAAGGACGCCGCGTCCCAGGCGCGCGCGGCGGAGGCGGCCCGCGAAATCAGCGACCTTTGCCTCACCCTGCACCGGGCCTTGGTGCAGGACCACATCTCACGCATGGACATCTGA
- a CDS encoding FHA domain-containing protein, with product MAGHTHNPADGEYGNGAARASETTSIHLTPVTDEPTIAPKLSSDERSSVEALPAGSALLVAHSGPNAGARFLLDSDVTTAGRHPDADIFLDDVTVSRRHVEFRRTARSFEVVDKNSLNGTYVNHDRVDSVELKSGSEVQIGKFRLTFYLSPASAAGRG from the coding sequence ATGGCTGGCCACACACACAACCCTGCCGATGGGGAATACGGCAATGGTGCGGCTAGGGCGTCGGAGACCACCTCGATCCACCTCACCCCGGTGACCGATGAACCCACCATTGCACCCAAGCTGTCATCCGATGAGCGCAGCTCAGTCGAGGCACTGCCCGCGGGGTCCGCGCTCCTCGTTGCGCACAGCGGCCCGAATGCCGGTGCCCGCTTCCTGCTGGATTCTGACGTCACCACCGCCGGCCGCCACCCTGATGCCGACATATTCCTCGACGACGTCACCGTTTCCCGCCGCCACGTGGAATTCCGGCGCACTGCGCGGAGCTTCGAAGTGGTGGACAAGAACAGCCTGAACGGTACCTACGTCAACCACGACCGCGTTGACAGCGTGGAGCTCAAGTCCGGCAGCGAAGTCCAGATCGGCAAGTTCCGCCTCACCTTCTACCTGAGCCCTGCCAGCGCTGCAGGCCGCGGCTGA
- the gcvH gene encoding glycine cleavage system protein GcvH, protein MSNIPEDLSYTAEHEWVSAPNADGVVRVGITDFAQDALGDVVYAQMPEVGTKVKANEVVGEVESTKSVSDIYAPVSGEIVARNDSLDTDSALINTDPYGDGWLIEVKLAEPDAVESLLSASEYEQQVG, encoded by the coding sequence ATGAGCAACATTCCCGAAGACCTGTCCTACACCGCCGAACATGAGTGGGTCTCTGCCCCCAACGCCGACGGCGTGGTAAGGGTGGGCATCACCGACTTCGCCCAGGACGCACTAGGGGACGTTGTGTACGCCCAAATGCCCGAAGTTGGGACAAAGGTTAAGGCGAACGAAGTAGTGGGCGAGGTTGAGTCCACCAAGAGTGTCAGCGACATCTACGCGCCGGTCAGCGGCGAAATAGTTGCCCGCAACGATTCCCTGGACACTGATTCGGCCCTGATCAACACCGATCCCTACGGCGACGGCTGGCTCATCGAAGTCAAACTGGCCGAACCGGACGCCGTCGAGTCATTGCTCAGTGCATCCGAGTACGAACAACAGGTAGGCTGA
- a CDS encoding Fpg/Nei family DNA glycosylase, with product MPELPEVAGLAEFLHDHLQGTSVTKVQIVSFAVLKTADPPFNALEGRTVTGVRRFGKFVSIDTGGISLVFHLARAGWVRFTDSPTDAQLRMGKGHIAARFTFSGADGARGIDLTEAGTKKSLAVYVVRDPQEVPGIATLGPDPFTEAFDADMLAEILAGSSQQIKGLLRSQSVIAGIGNAYSDEILHAARISPFATAKSLDRGTVQVLYDSIHSVLGTALAEACGKPPKDLKDVKRSHMRVHARTGQPCPVCGDTVREVSFADTALQYCPTCQTKGKILADRRTSKFLK from the coding sequence ATGCCCGAACTTCCCGAGGTGGCCGGCCTGGCCGAATTTCTTCACGATCATCTGCAGGGAACGTCGGTGACCAAAGTGCAGATCGTTTCCTTCGCGGTACTCAAGACAGCTGATCCGCCGTTCAACGCCCTCGAGGGAAGGACGGTGACCGGAGTGAGGCGATTTGGCAAGTTCGTCAGCATCGACACCGGAGGAATTTCCCTGGTATTCCATCTGGCTCGGGCCGGCTGGGTGCGGTTCACGGATTCCCCCACGGATGCGCAACTGCGGATGGGCAAGGGACACATCGCTGCCCGCTTCACGTTTAGCGGCGCGGATGGTGCCCGCGGCATCGACCTCACCGAGGCTGGAACCAAGAAGAGCCTGGCCGTCTACGTGGTGCGGGATCCCCAGGAGGTTCCGGGGATCGCCACGCTGGGACCGGATCCGTTCACCGAGGCGTTCGACGCCGACATGCTGGCGGAGATCCTCGCCGGCAGCTCGCAGCAGATCAAGGGGCTCCTGAGGAGCCAGAGCGTGATCGCCGGCATCGGCAACGCCTACAGCGACGAGATCCTGCACGCGGCGCGGATTTCACCCTTTGCCACCGCCAAGTCGCTGGACCGCGGGACGGTCCAGGTGCTCTACGACTCCATCCACAGCGTCCTGGGCACAGCCCTGGCCGAGGCATGCGGCAAGCCGCCCAAGGACCTGAAGGACGTCAAGCGCAGCCACATGCGGGTCCATGCCCGGACAGGCCAGCCGTGTCCTGTCTGCGGGGACACCGTCCGCGAGGTCTCCTTCGCCGATACGGCGCTGCAGTACTGCCCCACCTGCCAGACGAAGGGCAAGATCCTGGCCGACCGCAGAACCTCGAAGTTCCTTAAATAA
- the der gene encoding ribosome biogenesis GTPase Der, whose translation MSDTTQTSGHPGAGDDEYTPAGTDQVAERLAAIDDDEAELRAASLRAGLEDYDLDEDDAALLSGDFGDEDYDGPVKLDPVLAIIGRPNVGKSTLVNRILGRREAVVEDTPGVTRDRVMYSAHWNGRNFTLVDTGGWEHDARGIHARVAEQAEMAVELADAVLFVVDSAVGATATDEGVMKMLRRSKKPVIMVANKVDDFAQEADSAALWGLGFGEPYPVSALHGRGVADLLDHVMDVLPEFSTIEGLERSGGPRRIALIGRPNVGKSSLLNKLAGTERVVVDNTAGTTRDPVDEFIELGGRTWRFVDTAGIRRRQHMAQGADFYASLRTQSALEKAEVAVVLLAVDEVLSEQDVRILQLAIESGRALVLAFNKWDLLDDERRRYLEREIEQDLAHVNWAPRVNISAKTGWHKDRLVPALDVALESWDKRIATGRLNAFLGELVAAHPHPVRGGKQPRILFGTQASSRPPKFVLFTTGFLDPGYRRFITRRLRETFGFEGTPIEVSMRVREKRGKKR comes from the coding sequence ATGAGCGACACCACCCAGACCTCCGGCCACCCAGGCGCCGGCGACGACGAATACACTCCGGCAGGCACCGACCAGGTTGCCGAGCGGCTGGCGGCAATTGACGACGACGAAGCCGAGCTTCGTGCGGCGTCCCTCCGGGCGGGCCTTGAGGACTACGACCTTGACGAGGACGATGCCGCGCTCCTCAGCGGCGACTTCGGCGACGAAGATTATGACGGCCCCGTCAAGCTGGATCCCGTCCTGGCCATTATCGGCCGCCCCAACGTGGGCAAGTCCACCCTGGTGAACCGCATCCTGGGCCGCCGCGAAGCAGTGGTTGAAGACACCCCCGGCGTCACCCGCGACCGCGTGATGTACTCCGCCCACTGGAACGGCCGCAACTTCACGCTGGTGGACACCGGCGGCTGGGAACACGACGCCCGGGGCATCCACGCCCGGGTGGCCGAGCAGGCCGAGATGGCGGTAGAACTCGCAGACGCAGTCCTTTTCGTCGTCGACTCCGCCGTGGGCGCCACCGCCACCGACGAAGGCGTGATGAAGATGCTGCGCCGCAGCAAGAAGCCCGTCATCATGGTGGCCAACAAGGTTGACGACTTCGCGCAGGAAGCGGACTCCGCTGCACTGTGGGGCCTCGGCTTCGGCGAGCCCTACCCCGTGTCCGCCCTGCACGGCCGGGGCGTAGCCGACCTCCTGGACCATGTGATGGACGTGCTGCCCGAGTTCTCCACCATTGAGGGCCTGGAACGCTCCGGCGGCCCCCGCCGCATCGCGCTGATCGGCCGTCCCAACGTGGGCAAGTCCTCGCTGCTGAACAAGCTTGCCGGCACCGAGCGCGTGGTGGTGGACAACACCGCCGGAACCACGCGGGACCCGGTGGACGAATTCATTGAGCTCGGTGGCCGGACGTGGCGCTTCGTGGACACGGCAGGCATCCGCCGCCGCCAGCACATGGCCCAGGGCGCGGACTTCTACGCCTCCCTGCGGACGCAGTCAGCGCTCGAAAAGGCGGAGGTCGCCGTCGTGCTCCTCGCCGTGGACGAGGTCCTCAGCGAGCAGGACGTCCGGATCCTGCAGCTCGCCATTGAATCGGGCCGGGCTCTGGTGCTGGCGTTCAACAAGTGGGACCTGCTCGACGACGAACGCCGGCGGTACCTGGAGCGCGAGATCGAACAGGACCTGGCCCATGTGAACTGGGCTCCCCGCGTCAATATCTCGGCGAAAACCGGGTGGCACAAGGACCGGCTGGTTCCGGCCCTGGATGTGGCGCTGGAAAGCTGGGACAAGCGCATTGCCACCGGCCGCCTGAACGCCTTCCTGGGCGAACTCGTGGCCGCCCACCCGCACCCGGTCCGCGGCGGCAAGCAGCCGCGCATCCTCTTCGGCACCCAGGCCTCCAGCCGGCCGCCGAAGTTCGTGCTGTTCACCACCGGTTTCCTGGATCCCGGATACCGCCGCTTCATCACCCGCCGGCTGCGGGAAACCTTTGGCTTCGAGGGCACGCCCATCGAGGTCAGCATGCGGGTGCGGGAAAAGCGGGGCAAGAAGCGTTAA
- a CDS encoding lysophospholipid acyltransferase family protein, which produces MAWSRPVGWILDHLLYRTSVTGRDNVPTGGPVIFAANHISFLDGPVMFGASPRPMHILVKQEMFTGFLGRVLTASGQLPVDRSGDRAALQRCRKVLDAGRCVGILPEGTRGSGAAEDINGGVAWLALNSGAPVVPVAILGTRKGDEHLDSVPRPGRRFHVSFGNALTLTRRAGESGRASMDRAALEIRAALSGHVQDSIQLTGQPLPAAGNSQRLQAVAGTPADDH; this is translated from the coding sequence ATGGCTTGGAGCAGGCCGGTGGGCTGGATCCTGGACCACCTGTTGTACCGGACGTCCGTCACCGGGCGGGATAACGTCCCCACCGGCGGGCCGGTGATTTTTGCCGCCAACCACATCAGCTTCCTGGACGGGCCGGTCATGTTCGGCGCCTCCCCGCGGCCCATGCACATCCTGGTGAAACAGGAAATGTTCACCGGCTTCCTGGGCCGGGTCCTCACCGCCTCCGGGCAGCTGCCGGTGGACCGTTCGGGAGACCGCGCCGCGTTGCAGCGCTGCCGGAAAGTGCTCGACGCCGGCCGTTGCGTCGGGATTCTTCCTGAGGGCACGCGGGGGAGCGGGGCCGCGGAAGACATCAACGGCGGCGTGGCCTGGCTGGCACTGAACTCCGGCGCCCCTGTGGTGCCGGTCGCGATCCTCGGAACCCGCAAAGGGGACGAACACCTCGATTCCGTACCACGGCCGGGCAGGCGGTTCCATGTCAGCTTCGGCAATGCGCTGACGTTGACCCGCCGGGCCGGCGAAAGCGGCCGTGCTTCAATGGACAGGGCGGCGCTGGAGATCCGCGCCGCACTGTCAGGGCATGTGCAGGATTCCATCCAGCTCACCGGGCAGCCACTGCCGGCGGCCGGCAATTCACAAAGACTTCAAGCAGTAGCCGGGACGCCGGCAGATGACCACTAA
- the cmk gene encoding (d)CMP kinase yields the protein MTQELLDTLPALRVGRPLVVAIDGPSGSGKSSVSKEVARRLRLAYLDTGAMYRALTWHCVTNGIDLDDAASVEQASRDLVLELSTSPNEEFVRVDGVDVTDAIREPAISSAVSAVATTLGARTELIRRQRALIEKHHRRMVVEGRDITTVVAPGAEVRMLLTASEEARLRRRGIQLGGTQNAEQLAAQVTHRDAKDSTVVNFTQAASGVVTLDSSDLDFDQTVAAALVIVTKVLNRD from the coding sequence ATGACACAGGAACTTCTTGACACCCTGCCGGCGCTCCGCGTCGGCAGGCCACTGGTGGTTGCCATCGACGGGCCGTCCGGCTCGGGCAAGTCCAGCGTCAGCAAGGAAGTGGCACGGAGGCTCCGCCTCGCCTACCTGGATACCGGTGCAATGTACCGTGCACTCACCTGGCACTGCGTCACCAACGGCATTGACCTCGACGACGCCGCTTCCGTGGAGCAGGCCTCCCGCGACCTTGTCCTGGAACTGAGCACCAGCCCCAACGAGGAGTTCGTCCGCGTTGACGGCGTCGACGTCACCGACGCCATCCGGGAACCCGCCATCTCTTCGGCAGTCAGTGCCGTGGCCACCACCCTTGGCGCCAGGACGGAGCTCATCCGGCGGCAGCGCGCCCTGATTGAAAAGCACCACCGCCGCATGGTGGTGGAAGGCAGGGACATTACCACCGTCGTCGCGCCCGGCGCAGAGGTGCGGATGCTGCTCACAGCCAGCGAGGAAGCCCGGCTTCGCCGCCGCGGCATCCAGCTTGGCGGAACGCAGAACGCCGAACAGCTGGCCGCGCAGGTGACCCACCGCGACGCCAAGGACTCCACGGTGGTCAACTTCACGCAGGCCGCCTCGGGAGTGGTCACCCTGGACTCCTCGGACCTCGACTTCGACCAGACAGTTGCCGCAGCCCTGGTGATTGTGACCAAGGTCCTGAACCGTGACTGA
- a CDS encoding prephenate dehydrogenase, which yields MSAFQSQGRGHLDGPVVVLGTGLLGTSIGLGLRGRGVPVYLSDPSPTNQAVAVDIGAGQPLAALTGETPQLVVVAAPPDVTADVVAKALADYPESVVVDIASVKAGILSALRSRGVDLSRYVGTHPMAGREKSGPVAARGELFTSMPWVVCPSEETSGAALQVARSLAADLGAVVSQFTADEHDEAVALVSHLPQVMSSLLASRLQGTPLHALSLAGNGLRDVTRIAASDPTLWVQILGGNAAKVVEILYGVREDLNRLIGTLEQPAAPGARLDLAQLISEGNAGQARIPGKHGGPPQAYSWLTVLVDDKPGQIAQLLTEIGEIGVNVEDLRLDHSSGQNVGMVELSVLPNKHDHLIEALNDRGWRVLQ from the coding sequence ATGTCCGCTTTCCAGAGCCAGGGCCGCGGGCACCTGGACGGTCCGGTGGTGGTCCTTGGCACAGGGCTGCTGGGGACGAGCATCGGGTTGGGTTTGCGCGGCCGCGGGGTTCCGGTATACCTCTCCGATCCCTCGCCCACCAATCAAGCGGTTGCGGTGGACATCGGGGCGGGGCAGCCCTTGGCTGCGTTGACAGGGGAGACGCCGCAGCTGGTGGTTGTTGCCGCCCCGCCGGATGTCACGGCCGATGTTGTGGCGAAGGCGCTGGCTGACTACCCGGAATCGGTAGTGGTGGACATCGCCAGCGTCAAGGCGGGGATCCTCTCGGCACTGCGCAGCCGCGGCGTGGACCTGTCACGTTACGTGGGCACCCACCCCATGGCCGGACGTGAGAAATCCGGCCCGGTAGCCGCCCGTGGTGAGCTCTTCACGTCGATGCCGTGGGTGGTGTGCCCGTCTGAAGAGACTTCAGGTGCCGCACTCCAGGTGGCCCGCTCGCTGGCTGCCGACCTCGGAGCAGTCGTCTCCCAGTTCACCGCTGATGAACACGATGAAGCGGTGGCCCTGGTCTCGCACCTGCCCCAGGTGATGTCGTCGCTTTTGGCCAGCCGGCTTCAGGGCACGCCGCTGCACGCGCTCTCCCTTGCGGGCAACGGCCTGCGGGACGTTACCCGGATTGCTGCCAGCGATCCCACCCTTTGGGTGCAGATCCTGGGCGGCAATGCGGCCAAGGTGGTGGAGATCCTTTACGGCGTGCGCGAGGACCTGAACCGGCTGATCGGAACGCTGGAACAGCCCGCGGCTCCGGGTGCCCGCCTGGACCTCGCTCAGCTGATCAGCGAAGGCAATGCCGGACAGGCCCGGATTCCGGGCAAGCACGGCGGGCCTCCGCAGGCGTACTCCTGGCTCACCGTCCTGGTGGATGACAAGCCGGGCCAGATCGCGCAGCTCCTGACTGAAATCGGTGAAATCGGCGTCAACGTTGAGGACTTGCGGCTGGACCATTCGTCCGGACAGAACGTGGGCATGGTGGAATTGTCAGTGTTGCCCAACAAGCATGACCACCTGATCGAAGCATTAAACGACCGCGGATGGCGGGTACTTCAGTAA
- a CDS encoding pseudouridine synthase, which translates to MTQAGRQGSPRNSSGRNSSGHKNTPGRSSSQGGTSAGGFRGGSAKRGTGFGSDRPHRAPKPREERFIDPDQAPEARTGGGAPEPRAAKPSSRKPAARKPGAKKAPGTPGAPKQKPRTGAPGAAASRAFGSERFGQNLGPIRKPSRKKGPRGVVPQSELHDADGVRLQKVMASAGVASRRVCEEMIAEGRVEVDGQVVTELGVRVDPKTAVIHVDGIRIQLDENMVYMVFNKPKGVVSTMEDPEGRPCISDFLRNQHGERLFHVGRLDVATEGLLLLTNDGELANRLTHPSYEVPKTYLVQVRGPFPQGIGTQLKQGVELEDGFANVDSFKLVDSTPGHVLIEVVLHSGKNRIVRRLFDAVGFPVLRLVRVKVGPIGLADQRQGSIRNLGKQEVGHLLASVGL; encoded by the coding sequence ATGACACAGGCGGGACGCCAGGGTTCACCACGTAACAGTTCGGGACGCAACAGCTCCGGGCACAAGAACACACCGGGACGCAGCAGCTCCCAGGGCGGCACTTCAGCCGGCGGCTTCCGCGGCGGTTCAGCCAAGCGCGGCACCGGATTCGGCAGCGACCGCCCGCACCGCGCACCCAAGCCGCGCGAGGAGCGCTTCATCGATCCGGACCAGGCGCCGGAAGCCCGGACAGGCGGGGGAGCCCCGGAACCAAGGGCTGCCAAGCCTTCTTCCCGGAAGCCTGCCGCGCGCAAGCCCGGAGCCAAGAAGGCACCCGGCACACCAGGGGCACCTAAGCAGAAGCCGCGGACCGGCGCCCCGGGGGCAGCCGCCTCACGCGCCTTCGGCAGCGAACGCTTCGGCCAGAACCTCGGGCCGATCCGCAAGCCGTCACGCAAGAAGGGCCCGCGCGGCGTCGTTCCCCAGTCCGAACTCCACGATGCCGACGGCGTGCGCCTGCAAAAAGTGATGGCGTCCGCCGGGGTGGCCTCGCGGCGCGTCTGCGAAGAGATGATTGCAGAAGGCCGGGTGGAAGTGGACGGCCAGGTGGTTACCGAACTCGGTGTCCGCGTCGATCCGAAAACCGCCGTCATCCACGTGGACGGCATCCGGATCCAGCTGGACGAAAACATGGTCTACATGGTGTTCAACAAGCCCAAGGGCGTCGTCTCCACCATGGAGGACCCCGAGGGCCGGCCCTGCATCAGCGATTTCCTCCGGAACCAGCACGGCGAACGGCTCTTCCACGTGGGCCGGCTGGACGTCGCCACCGAGGGGCTGCTCCTGCTGACGAACGACGGCGAGTTGGCCAACCGCCTGACCCACCCGTCCTACGAGGTTCCCAAGACGTACCTCGTCCAGGTCCGCGGCCCGTTCCCGCAGGGGATCGGTACCCAGCTCAAGCAGGGTGTGGAACTGGAGGACGGTTTTGCGAACGTCGATTCCTTCAAGCTGGTGGACTCCACCCCCGGGCACGTGCTGATCGAGGTAGTGCTGCACTCCGGCAAGAACCGGATCGTCCGCCGCCTGTTCGACGCCGTCGGATTCCCGGTCCTGCGGCTGGTCCGCGTCAAGGTGGGACCCATCGGCCTGGCCGACCAGCGCCAGGGAAGCATCCGCAACCTTGGCAAGCAGGAAGTCGGCCACCTGCTGGCATCCGTAGGACTCTGA
- a CDS encoding SMC-Scp complex subunit ScpB — MTQQPTEDAAQGEPDVNSLPGGAKAALEAVLMVIDEPATEEELAAGLELTVDAVGALLAELQREYSGYTVNAPDMDSASPAGFGSSPRGFELRKVAGGWRIYSRADFAHIVGKYVLEGQTARLTQAALETLAVIAYRQPVSRARVSAIRGVNVDSVVRTLAQRGLIEDTGTDPESGAILYRTTSYFLERMGISSVAELPQLSPHLPGLDGIAEFYDAETT; from the coding sequence GTGACCCAGCAACCAACAGAGGACGCAGCGCAGGGGGAGCCGGACGTCAACAGCCTTCCCGGCGGTGCCAAAGCGGCCCTCGAGGCCGTGCTGATGGTCATCGACGAGCCCGCTACAGAAGAGGAGCTGGCCGCGGGCCTGGAGCTGACCGTTGATGCGGTGGGCGCCCTGCTGGCAGAACTCCAGCGGGAGTATAGCGGCTATACTGTTAACGCCCCGGATATGGATTCAGCCAGCCCAGCTGGTTTCGGCTCCAGCCCCCGGGGTTTTGAATTGCGGAAAGTCGCCGGCGGCTGGCGGATCTACTCCCGTGCTGATTTCGCCCATATCGTGGGCAAATACGTGCTGGAGGGGCAGACGGCCAGGCTCACCCAGGCCGCCCTGGAAACGCTCGCGGTGATCGCTTACCGCCAGCCGGTCTCCAGGGCCAGGGTGTCCGCAATCAGGGGAGTTAATGTCGACTCCGTCGTACGGACACTCGCCCAGCGCGGGCTGATCGAGGACACGGGAACGGATCCCGAGTCCGGCGCCATCCTCTACCGGACCACGTCGTACTTCCTGGAACGGATGGGAATCAGTTCAGTGGCCGAGCTGCCGCAGCTGTCCCCGCACCTCCCGGGGCTGGACGGGATCGCGGAGTTTTACGACGCCGAAACAACGTAG
- a CDS encoding ScpA family protein — protein MAETKPGFEVRLANFTGPFDLLLGLIAKHQLDITEVAIATVTDEFIKYIRNLQKLGEEWALDEASEFLVIAATLLDLKAARLLPAGEVDNDEDIALLEARDLLFARLLQYKAFKQVAGILGETLHQEARRFPRQVPLEGHFAAMLPELVWKHTPEQFARLAEAAMRPKAPPPTEVGLAHLHGGTVSVKEQAEIVGLRLQLESPLTFRTLIADADSTLMVVARFLALLELFRDKAVSFDQLSPLGDLAVHWTAGSGDWSAENLSEEFEEQL, from the coding sequence GGGTCCGTTCGACCTCCTCCTGGGGCTGATCGCCAAACACCAGCTGGACATCACCGAGGTGGCCATCGCCACCGTGACCGATGAGTTCATCAAGTACATCCGCAACCTGCAGAAGCTGGGCGAAGAGTGGGCCCTGGACGAGGCCAGCGAATTCCTGGTGATCGCCGCGACGCTCCTGGACCTCAAAGCTGCCCGGCTCCTGCCTGCCGGCGAGGTGGACAATGACGAAGACATTGCGCTGCTGGAAGCCAGGGATCTGCTCTTCGCCCGCCTGCTGCAGTACAAAGCCTTCAAGCAGGTGGCCGGCATCCTTGGTGAAACCCTCCACCAGGAGGCCCGGCGCTTTCCCCGGCAGGTGCCGCTGGAAGGACACTTCGCCGCGATGCTCCCCGAACTGGTTTGGAAACATACGCCCGAACAGTTCGCCCGTTTGGCGGAGGCGGCCATGCGGCCGAAGGCTCCACCGCCCACGGAAGTGGGGCTGGCCCACCTTCACGGCGGTACCGTGAGCGTCAAGGAGCAGGCTGAAATCGTGGGGCTGCGGCTACAGCTGGAGTCGCCGCTGACGTTCCGTACCCTGATCGCTGACGCCGACTCCACCCTGATGGTGGTGGCCAGGTTCCTCGCCCTCCTGGAACTGTTCAGGGATAAGGCAGTGTCCTTCGACCAGCTCTCGCCCCTGGGGGACCTGGCCGTGCACTGGACGGCCGGCAGCGGGGACTGGTCCGCGGAAAACCTGAGCGAGGAATTTGAGGAGCAGTTGTGA